In Pseudobdellovibrionaceae bacterium, the following proteins share a genomic window:
- a CDS encoding AAA family ATPase, whose product MSVIRVLDKADQVILGKRPQLKLSLCCLLAQGHLLIEDIPGVGKTTLVRLLAKSLGLNSTRIQFTNDLLPADILGTTVFDPERKSFHFHKGPIFGQMVIADELNRATPKTQSACLQAMEERRVTVDGVTHPLPEPFFVVATQNPLEQAGTYPLPESQLDRFLMRIEIGYPNEGAEKQLLKGEKRDRLIENMEPVMSPEDILKVQLVVEDIHCSDAIIDYIQRILQHTRNQSADQWGLSPRAGLALLKAAKAWAFIEGRSMVLPEDVQEVGVSVISHRLNRGEGFQGGVANQKALEVLQSVQVD is encoded by the coding sequence AGTTGTCCCTCTGCTGCCTACTGGCCCAGGGTCATCTGTTGATTGAGGACATACCTGGTGTCGGCAAGACCACTTTGGTTCGCCTATTGGCAAAGAGTTTGGGGCTCAATTCCACGCGAATTCAGTTCACCAACGACCTTTTGCCCGCTGATATTCTGGGAACGACAGTCTTTGATCCAGAGAGAAAGTCCTTTCACTTTCATAAGGGTCCCATCTTTGGGCAAATGGTCATTGCAGATGAGCTCAACCGCGCGACTCCGAAAACCCAAAGTGCCTGTCTTCAGGCTATGGAGGAAAGACGGGTGACAGTGGATGGGGTGACTCACCCCTTGCCCGAGCCATTTTTTGTTGTCGCTACCCAAAATCCCTTGGAGCAGGCGGGGACCTATCCACTGCCGGAGAGTCAGCTCGATCGGTTCCTCATGCGTATTGAAATCGGCTATCCAAATGAGGGAGCAGAGAAGCAGCTTCTCAAGGGCGAAAAGCGGGATCGATTGATTGAAAATATGGAGCCGGTCATGAGTCCCGAAGACATCCTCAAGGTCCAGTTGGTGGTCGAGGACATTCATTGTTCGGACGCAATTATTGATTACATTCAGAGAATTCTTCAACACACTCGCAACCAGTCGGCCGACCAGTGGGGGCTTTCTCCCCGTGCTGGACTCGCTCTTTTGAAGGCCGCCAAAGCCTGGGCCTTTATAGAGGGGCGCAGCATGGTGCTGCCTGAAGATGTCCAGGAAGTGGGTGTGAGTGTGATTTCTCATCGCCTCAACCGTGGTGAGGGATTTCAGGGTGGCGTGGCCAATCAAAAGGCACTGGAAGTTCTTCAATCCGTACAGGTGGACTAG
- a CDS encoding DUF58 domain-containing protein, which yields MKEWVQRLPGMKQGKVYIVPTQNGLIFLAGTAVVIVAGATYNNNLVFLLGFFLFAIFVISMVETHNNLRDLMIEALPIGDQHAGEPVSIPLRLVNKGYARRQMIELSPLKKELVYGQVLCIEDVASSQQVVRNLVCGPMVRGVHQVPAMSLSTVFPLGLFRAWKVLRADGEFFLYPNPSGHLPLRLVAEENKFPKSEAIAGHQRGDEFREHRKYERGESYHRVDWKIFARRRRLMIKEYEGTTDRCFSVRFQDVPNRDVEKVLSQMSRWLDQARERGAPFELVLPGKRLNFGYGPHHYQKCQRELARYGEVG from the coding sequence ATGAAGGAATGGGTGCAGCGCCTTCCCGGGATGAAGCAAGGGAAGGTCTATATTGTTCCCACCCAAAATGGTCTGATCTTTTTGGCCGGTACGGCCGTGGTGATCGTGGCCGGTGCCACCTACAATAACAATCTAGTTTTTTTGCTTGGATTTTTCCTTTTCGCCATTTTTGTCATTAGCATGGTGGAGACCCACAATAACCTGCGGGATCTGATGATCGAGGCACTGCCGATCGGTGATCAGCATGCGGGCGAACCTGTTTCAATTCCCCTTCGCCTTGTTAATAAGGGCTATGCTCGTCGGCAAATGATAGAGCTGTCTCCCCTCAAAAAGGAACTGGTCTATGGCCAGGTCTTGTGCATTGAGGACGTGGCGAGTAGTCAGCAGGTGGTGCGCAACCTTGTCTGCGGCCCCATGGTTCGCGGGGTTCATCAGGTGCCGGCGATGTCCCTGTCGACAGTGTTTCCCTTAGGGTTGTTCCGGGCCTGGAAGGTTCTACGCGCTGATGGGGAGTTCTTTCTCTATCCCAATCCTTCAGGCCATTTGCCCTTGCGTTTGGTCGCCGAGGAGAACAAGTTTCCCAAGTCTGAGGCCATCGCGGGTCATCAACGGGGAGATGAGTTCCGTGAACACCGCAAATATGAACGAGGCGAAAGCTACCACCGGGTGGACTGGAAGATCTTTGCCCGCCGCAGACGATTGATGATCAAAGAGTACGAGGGCACAACCGACAGGTGTTTTTCTGTGCGCTTTCAGGACGTTCCCAATCGGGATGTGGAAAAGGTTTTGAGTCAAATGTCCCGTTGGTTGGATCAGGCCCGCGAACGGGGTGCGCCCTTTGAACTGGTCTTGCCTGGAAAGCGTTTAAACTTCGGTTACGGACCCCATCACTATCAAAAGTGCCAGCGGGAGTTGGCTCGCTACGGAGAGGTCGGATGA
- a CDS encoding aldehyde dehydrogenase family protein: protein MAHQLTIKAPFDGKEIATLPLHSLDEVKKMLSGAHALSRRPKARISVPHRLEILAKTQEIIRHNDEKFLLMAAQEGGKPYADSRVEIDRALQGIQVAMEHLKSMAGEEIPMGLTVPSQNRWAFTKREPVGVVFAISAFNHPFNLIVHQVIPAIAVGCPVLVKPARQTPLSCQNLVHSLYEAGLPKEWCQMVLCDHETVDFLVKDPRLSYFSFIGSSEVGWKLRSKLAPGVTSALEHGGAAPVIVTEDADLEDALPLLVKGGFYHAGQVCVSVQRVFAHQSIAQKLAEQMAQAAKTLTVGDPTHPATQVGPLIHHNEVNRVKEWVDEAVQSGAKLLTGGKALSPSCYEPTVLFNPPDAVRVSRQEIFGPVVCVYPYKTLDEAIERANQLPFVFQSAVFTKNMDTAFKCLRELDATAVMVNDHTAFRVDWMPFGGRRQSGAGVGGIPYTMKEMTFEKLAVLRSPEL from the coding sequence ATGGCCCATCAGCTCACCATCAAAGCCCCATTCGATGGCAAAGAAATCGCCACCTTACCTCTTCACAGCCTTGACGAGGTTAAAAAAATGCTCAGTGGAGCCCATGCCCTGAGCCGCCGTCCAAAAGCCCGAATTTCTGTTCCCCATAGATTGGAAATATTGGCTAAAACCCAGGAGATCATTCGTCACAATGACGAAAAGTTTTTACTCATGGCCGCCCAAGAGGGGGGAAAGCCTTATGCTGACTCCCGGGTGGAGATCGACCGAGCCCTGCAGGGAATTCAGGTAGCCATGGAACATCTAAAATCCATGGCTGGAGAAGAAATACCCATGGGGCTGACTGTGCCATCACAAAACCGCTGGGCCTTTACCAAAAGAGAGCCGGTGGGAGTTGTCTTTGCGATCAGCGCCTTTAATCACCCTTTCAATCTCATTGTCCATCAAGTCATTCCGGCCATTGCAGTCGGCTGCCCAGTGTTGGTGAAACCAGCCCGACAGACACCTTTGAGTTGCCAAAATCTTGTCCACTCCTTGTACGAAGCAGGTCTTCCCAAAGAATGGTGCCAGATGGTTTTGTGTGATCACGAGACGGTGGATTTTTTGGTAAAAGACCCGCGCCTCAGTTACTTCAGTTTTATTGGCTCAAGTGAAGTCGGCTGGAAACTGCGAAGTAAGCTGGCTCCCGGAGTGACCAGTGCTCTTGAACATGGAGGGGCCGCGCCGGTCATCGTCACTGAGGACGCCGACCTTGAAGATGCCTTGCCCCTATTGGTGAAAGGCGGATTCTATCATGCTGGCCAAGTGTGCGTTTCAGTGCAACGGGTCTTCGCCCATCAGTCCATCGCCCAAAAACTGGCTGAACAGATGGCCCAAGCCGCGAAAACTCTGACCGTCGGTGATCCGACTCACCCGGCGACTCAAGTTGGCCCGTTGATCCATCATAATGAAGTCAATCGGGTTAAGGAGTGGGTCGACGAAGCCGTGCAGAGCGGAGCCAAATTATTAACTGGTGGCAAGGCGCTATCGCCCTCTTGCTATGAGCCGACAGTTTTGTTTAATCCTCCTGATGCCGTCCGAGTTTCTCGCCAGGAAATCTTTGGCCCAGTGGTTTGCGTGTATCCCTATAAGACTTTGGACGAAGCCATTGAACGAGCCAACCAACTTCCCTTTGTTTTCCAAAGTGCGGTGTTTACCAAAAACATGGATACCGCATTTAAATGTCTGCGAGAGCTGGATGCCACGGCGGTGATGGTCAATGACCACACGGCCTTTCGTGTCGACTGGATGCCATTTGGTGGAAGACGTCAATCAGGCGCCGGAGTCGGAGGTATCCCCTATACCATGAAGGAAATGACCTTCGAAAAATTAGCGGTCCTTCGTTCTCCGGAACTCTAA
- a CDS encoding DUF3488 domain-containing transglutaminase family protein, with the protein MRFDDSKQRLVYLLVGINLLPHILTVPYWVIGVSFFFLFWRVLHNLRSWPLPQPWFLRGLVVLGAVGIFFQFGTVMGQEPATALLVLMAASKLFELRKVRDTIIVIFLCYLLLMAKLIDSQSMEMTLFLVFDVLLITAVLAMYHSPPERGNMRFLLRRSLLLALQSVPLALVLFFLFPRFNISLWSQTRKNAGQTGFSEKLRPGSVAQLAQSDKVAFRVSFPERQVSSVQEFYWRGLVLTVANGLDWDKGTYQKSIPVLERPMTGQEVVQEIFLEPSPERFLFALDWPTLVMFSGDPNLRLVRTSEGRVFEARMNLFSRQYYRAFSNLSAQATSWERPDPEIYLKVTKQVSDRVRQVAKSWRRPGEGAHEVATRAMDYLLKNRFTYTLQPGTMSGLDEFLFEKKQGFCEHYAGAVATMMRLAGIPTRVIVGFQGGTSSLLKDYFLVRYLDAHAWLEYWDDRLNSWQRLDPVESIAPQRLALGGAGYRELLANLDDEETGGGGALPKWIRGGLGEMGERIRLIWDQTEALWVNFLLRYDLSFQKDILKQLGVGSYGRWLLALAAVLLSIVLIVVAFLFLRKSREKVDPVLGIYRALCQRLKLAGLERQPIEGPYAYWQRAREFFPDRERELQGVFQPLIDSRYGSKKLDRTERRELRRRVKHLRLSRVGGGTRVRQAPPPAA; encoded by the coding sequence ATGAGGTTTGACGACAGCAAACAACGCCTCGTGTATCTCCTTGTGGGCATTAACCTATTACCTCACATTTTGACAGTGCCCTATTGGGTGATCGGAGTGTCCTTCTTTTTTCTTTTTTGGCGAGTGCTTCACAACCTTCGCTCGTGGCCCCTCCCGCAGCCATGGTTTCTGCGTGGATTGGTAGTTCTTGGTGCTGTGGGGATTTTCTTTCAGTTTGGTACAGTGATGGGCCAAGAGCCGGCAACAGCCCTGCTCGTACTCATGGCGGCATCCAAGCTCTTTGAGTTGAGAAAAGTCAGAGACACCATCATCGTGATCTTTTTGTGCTATCTACTTTTGATGGCTAAGCTCATCGACTCCCAGTCCATGGAAATGACTTTGTTTCTGGTGTTCGATGTGCTCCTGATTACGGCGGTGTTGGCCATGTACCACTCGCCACCAGAGAGGGGAAACATGCGCTTTTTGTTGCGCCGTTCTCTTTTGCTGGCATTGCAGTCTGTCCCTTTGGCCTTGGTGTTGTTTTTTCTTTTTCCACGCTTCAACATTAGTTTGTGGAGTCAAACCCGAAAAAATGCGGGGCAAACCGGATTTTCCGAAAAACTGCGTCCTGGCTCTGTGGCTCAGCTTGCCCAGTCGGACAAGGTGGCTTTTCGGGTATCCTTTCCCGAGCGCCAGGTGAGTTCAGTTCAGGAGTTTTACTGGCGGGGGTTGGTCCTGACTGTTGCCAATGGATTGGATTGGGACAAGGGAACCTACCAAAAAAGTATTCCAGTCTTGGAAAGACCGATGACAGGACAGGAGGTGGTGCAGGAAATCTTTCTTGAGCCTTCGCCCGAGCGATTTCTGTTTGCCCTCGATTGGCCCACTTTAGTCATGTTTTCAGGTGATCCTAACCTACGACTTGTGCGCACTTCTGAGGGGCGGGTGTTCGAAGCACGCATGAATTTGTTCTCACGCCAGTACTATCGGGCATTCTCCAACCTCTCGGCTCAGGCCACCAGTTGGGAACGACCCGACCCCGAGATATATTTGAAAGTGACGAAACAGGTGAGTGATCGGGTTCGGCAAGTAGCTAAGAGCTGGCGGCGGCCGGGCGAGGGAGCCCACGAGGTTGCCACCCGGGCCATGGATTATTTGCTTAAGAACAGATTCACCTACACTCTACAGCCTGGGACCATGTCAGGATTGGATGAGTTTCTATTTGAAAAGAAGCAAGGTTTTTGTGAGCACTATGCAGGGGCTGTGGCCACCATGATGAGACTTGCCGGGATTCCCACCCGGGTTATTGTTGGCTTTCAAGGTGGCACGTCAAGCTTGCTCAAGGATTACTTTTTAGTGCGTTATCTCGACGCTCACGCCTGGTTGGAGTATTGGGATGATCGGTTAAATTCTTGGCAGAGATTGGACCCTGTGGAAAGCATTGCCCCCCAACGCCTGGCCCTGGGTGGAGCTGGTTATCGGGAACTCTTGGCAAATCTGGATGACGAAGAGACTGGCGGAGGTGGTGCTCTCCCCAAATGGATTCGAGGTGGCCTTGGTGAAATGGGCGAACGCATCCGCTTGATTTGGGACCAGACGGAGGCCCTTTGGGTCAACTTTCTCTTGCGCTACGACCTATCTTTTCAAAAAGATATCTTGAAACAGTTGGGCGTTGGCAGTTATGGCCGTTGGCTGTTAGCACTGGCCGCGGTTCTTTTGTCAATTGTGCTGATCGTTGTTGCCTTTCTCTTTTTACGCAAAAGTCGGGAAAAGGTCGACCCGGTATTGGGCATCTATCGGGCTCTTTGCCAGCGCCTTAAATTGGCGGGGCTGGAACGTCAACCCATCGAGGGACCCTACGCCTATTGGCAGAGGGCTCGGGAATTCTTTCCCGATCGGGAACGGGAGCTACAAGGAGTGTTTCAACCTCTCATCGATTCTCGCTACGGATCCAAAAAGCTGGACCGTACAGAGCGCCGGGAATTGCGTCGGCGGGTGAAGCATCTGCGCCTCTCTCGTGTGGGTGGAGGGACGAGGGTACGTCAGGCACCACCACCGGCCGCCTAG